Proteins co-encoded in one Ignavibacteria bacterium genomic window:
- the truA gene encoding tRNA pseudouridine(38-40) synthase TruA, producing the protein MNNYKIIIQYDGSGFQGWQIQAKGKTVQGEIKRALEVLLKHEVVLTGAGRTDTGVHALGQVANFKSEQTLDFYRFKHSLNSMLPFTIRIRSMESVPESFNSRFDALSRSYVYFISNSPSPFNFRFIYNYHYPLNVSLLNILSRPLTGMHDFSSFTKYAKDRENFDCNIKSLKWTRIKDNVVFFIEADRFLHGMVRAITGTVLRLAKEGGTENDMNDILNSKNREKAFGSVPAKGLFLYKIKYQV; encoded by the coding sequence ATGAATAACTACAAAATTATCATCCAGTATGACGGTTCCGGTTTTCAGGGATGGCAGATCCAAGCCAAGGGTAAAACTGTACAAGGCGAAATCAAAAGGGCTCTTGAAGTACTTCTTAAACATGAAGTGGTGCTAACAGGTGCCGGAAGAACAGACACGGGTGTGCATGCCCTCGGTCAGGTTGCCAATTTTAAGAGTGAACAAACTCTCGATTTTTATCGATTCAAGCACTCGCTTAATTCGATGCTCCCCTTCACAATAAGAATTCGAAGCATGGAAAGCGTTCCTGAGTCGTTCAACTCAAGATTTGATGCTTTATCGAGATCGTATGTCTATTTTATCTCGAACTCCCCTTCCCCATTTAATTTCAGGTTCATTTACAATTATCATTATCCGTTGAATGTGTCGCTTTTGAACATTTTATCACGCCCGTTGACCGGTATGCATGATTTCTCTTCTTTTACTAAATACGCCAAAGACCGTGAAAATTTTGATTGCAACATAAAGTCATTAAAATGGACCAGGATCAAGGATAATGTCGTTTTCTTCATAGAAGCTGACAGATTTCTACACGGCATGGTAAGGGCTATAACAGGCACGGTGTTGAGACTGGCAAAAGAAGGCGGAACCGAAAATGACATGAATGACATCCTCAATTCCAAAAACCGGGAAAAAGCATTTGGTTCGGTACCTGCTAAAGGGCTGTTTCTATATAAAATTAAATATCAGGTATAA
- a CDS encoding insulinase family protein → MINTLDRSKAPAPSKKSDYVPPAFPEYFLENGSRVIFQKKEGLPITVVTFIVEAGSKYDPVGGEGLAQLTAALLDEGAGEWDSLQLNALLESRGLSLSIMAGSDNFEVSISGLSDDLDLMMKLVSEVVYDPHFKLEDFERERDKIRNAIQQAKNQPQAMAWRLLGKIVQGRPNAYTSLAATEESIEEMTLSDVTFFHAERIEPVRPVFTVVTDLDWSVVEDSIKKNFKGRLGVHDPEKVDTDYSLRDLRIYILDRKDAPQTEMLGGFPLDPLKLSVDDLAFTLVNNIFGGHFNSRLIKNLREEKGFTYGIHSFMYMMKYSGQYIISTSVDTQNTGAALIEILKEMNLIRKNITEEELEFVKNQSTRSDTFMFETYGMVSALQRSLIQRDLPLDYYSVSRKGYGKINIDQAITAANKYMLLENMQIVLVGDMEEIVKTIPKPLMRGVVEVNDKGMVVIRE, encoded by the coding sequence ATGATAAATACACTTGACAGATCAAAGGCACCTGCACCGTCTAAAAAGAGTGACTATGTACCACCTGCATTTCCGGAATATTTCCTTGAGAATGGCTCGAGGGTGATATTTCAAAAGAAAGAGGGTCTGCCGATCACCGTGGTGACCTTTATTGTGGAAGCCGGATCAAAGTATGATCCTGTTGGTGGAGAGGGACTCGCACAGCTTACGGCGGCACTTCTCGATGAAGGCGCAGGAGAATGGGATTCCCTGCAGCTTAATGCACTTCTTGAAAGCAGGGGACTTTCACTCAGTATAATGGCAGGAAGCGACAATTTCGAGGTTAGCATCAGCGGACTTTCAGATGACCTCGACCTGATGATGAAATTAGTGTCCGAGGTGGTTTACGATCCACATTTCAAACTTGAGGATTTTGAACGGGAGAGAGACAAGATCAGAAATGCAATCCAGCAGGCTAAAAACCAGCCTCAGGCGATGGCATGGAGACTTTTAGGTAAAATTGTTCAGGGGAGACCAAACGCATATACCTCTCTCGCCGCAACCGAGGAATCGATAGAGGAAATGACACTTTCGGATGTTACCTTTTTCCATGCAGAAAGAATTGAACCCGTCAGGCCTGTCTTCACTGTGGTGACCGATCTCGACTGGTCAGTTGTTGAAGATTCGATAAAGAAAAACTTTAAGGGGAGACTGGGAGTTCACGATCCCGAAAAGGTTGATACCGACTATTCACTTCGCGACCTCAGAATATACATATTGGACAGAAAAGACGCTCCACAAACAGAAATGCTTGGCGGGTTTCCTCTGGATCCGTTGAAACTTTCGGTTGATGATCTCGCATTCACCCTGGTAAACAATATTTTCGGGGGACACTTCAACAGCAGACTTATCAAGAATCTGCGTGAAGAGAAGGGATTCACCTACGGGATTCACTCCTTCATGTACATGATGAAATACTCAGGCCAGTATATCATAAGCACTTCAGTTGATACTCAAAACACCGGAGCAGCACTTATTGAAATACTGAAAGAGATGAATCTGATCAGGAAGAATATAACCGAAGAAGAGCTTGAGTTTGTTAAAAACCAGTCGACCCGAAGTGATACATTTATGTTTGAGACCTACGGTATGGTTTCGGCGCTTCAGAGGTCTCTCATACAACGGGATTTGCCACTTGATTACTATAGTGTCAGCAGGAAGGGCTATGGTAAAATAAATATCGATCAGGCAATTACCGCTGCCAACAAGTATATGCTACTCGAAAACATGCAGATTGTGTTGGTGGGTGACATGGAGGAAATTGTAAAGACCATCCCCAAACCATTAATGAGGGGAGTGGTTGAAGTGAATGACAAAGGTATGGTGGTAATCAGGGAGTAG
- the lepB gene encoding signal peptidase I translates to MNVKKELKSLLQAFVAALFIISFFFQNTRIPTPSMESTILVGDFVVVNKFIYGINSPKFIPYTEIKIPHFRWDIFTDPDRGDIVVFDFPGEKGEFRPNPENIQYVKRCIGLPGDTLVVRSKVVFVNGKPAPLPPYIQYGASQNDPRIAAYMFPGYENWNPDNFGPFVVPKKGAKVKLTPQSAIGWQHFINREFGEEVVKITNGQVFIKDKAVDEYEFQEDYYFMMGDNRDDSSDSRFWGPVARNMIVGKAVFVLFSWDNKIPFSDLFRLLGSIRGDRILKILN, encoded by the coding sequence TTGAATGTAAAAAAAGAGCTGAAGTCATTGCTTCAAGCTTTTGTTGCAGCACTCTTTATTATATCATTTTTCTTTCAGAACACCCGAATTCCCACTCCATCGATGGAGAGTACAATTTTAGTGGGTGATTTTGTTGTTGTAAACAAATTCATCTACGGAATCAATTCACCGAAATTCATTCCTTACACAGAGATTAAAATACCCCACTTTCGTTGGGATATCTTCACAGACCCTGACAGAGGTGACATTGTTGTCTTCGATTTCCCCGGCGAAAAAGGGGAATTCAGACCGAATCCTGAGAATATTCAGTATGTAAAAAGATGCATCGGCTTGCCCGGGGACACACTTGTCGTTCGTAGCAAGGTAGTATTTGTAAACGGTAAACCGGCACCACTTCCACCATACATTCAGTACGGGGCCTCTCAGAACGATCCAAGAATTGCTGCATACATGTTCCCGGGTTACGAGAACTGGAACCCTGACAATTTTGGTCCTTTTGTTGTGCCTAAAAAAGGCGCCAAGGTAAAACTTACGCCTCAGTCCGCAATCGGATGGCAGCACTTCATCAACAGGGAATTTGGTGAGGAAGTGGTAAAGATAACCAACGGTCAGGTGTTTATAAAAGACAAGGCAGTTGATGAGTACGAGTTCCAGGAAGACTACTATTTCATGATGGGTGATAACAGGGATGACTCTTCTGACTCAAGATTTTGGGGTCCCGTTGCACGCAATATGATCGTTGGCAAGGCGGTTTTTGTCCTGTTCTCCTGGGATAACAAGATCCCGTTCAGCGATCTTTTCCGTTTGCTGGGATCAATTAGAGGAGACAGGATTCTAAAAATACTCAACTAA
- a CDS encoding alpha-glucosidase C-terminal domain-containing protein: MTELYRTLSRLKKVNPALYKGIKGGDLVRLDENLDGKVIAFMREADDSNVLACFNLSGEEKTIELQLGNYSGVYTEAFSGETEQFEDRIKLTLSPYGNAIYSKK; this comes from the coding sequence ATGACAGAACTCTACAGGACCCTTTCGCGACTTAAAAAAGTTAATCCTGCTTTATACAAGGGGATTAAAGGTGGTGATCTGGTTCGACTTGACGAGAATCTTGATGGTAAAGTAATCGCATTTATGCGTGAAGCTGATGACAGCAATGTTCTTGCCTGTTTCAATTTATCCGGAGAAGAAAAAACGATAGAACTTCAGTTGGGTAATTACTCGGGAGTTTACACCGAGGCGTTTTCCGGAGAGACTGAACAATTCGAGGACAGGATAAAATTAACCCTCTCGCCCTACGGGAATGCCATTTACTCAAAAAAATAG
- a CDS encoding enoyl-CoA hydratase/isomerase family protein has protein sequence MNYNFLLFSLENNIATITINRPDKLNALNGDLLNELENLIDLVKENNEAKVVIITGAGEKSFVAGADISELAKLSVSEARKFALKGQRIFSKIETLGKPVIAAVNGFALGGGCELALACHIRFASANAFFGQPEVNLGTIPGYGGTQRLARLVNTGRALEMILGGDRVSASEAFAMGLANKVYEKEELLYKTMEFAQKLVQKPAHALNYALSAVLATNELNLDAGLDFEASLFALSAGTGDFKEGTSAFLEKRKPEFKGN, from the coding sequence ATGAATTACAATTTTCTTCTGTTTTCACTCGAAAATAATATCGCCACAATCACAATTAACAGACCCGACAAACTAAACGCCCTCAATGGCGATTTGTTGAATGAACTGGAAAATCTCATCGACCTTGTAAAAGAAAACAACGAAGCCAAAGTGGTTATTATTACGGGTGCCGGTGAGAAGTCATTTGTTGCCGGAGCCGATATTTCCGAGCTGGCAAAACTCTCTGTTTCAGAGGCAAGAAAATTTGCCCTCAAGGGTCAACGAATTTTTTCAAAAATTGAGACACTCGGGAAACCCGTGATTGCAGCGGTGAATGGTTTTGCCCTGGGTGGCGGCTGCGAACTTGCCCTTGCCTGCCATATCCGTTTCGCTTCTGCCAATGCCTTTTTTGGGCAGCCGGAAGTGAACCTTGGCACTATTCCGGGATACGGAGGCACTCAACGTCTTGCCAGACTTGTAAACACCGGTAGAGCTCTTGAAATGATTCTTGGTGGAGACAGAGTCTCAGCCTCCGAAGCGTTTGCAATGGGACTTGCGAATAAAGTGTATGAAAAAGAAGAACTCCTCTACAAAACGATGGAATTTGCCCAAAAACTGGTTCAAAAACCCGCCCATGCTCTGAATTACGCTCTTAGTGCAGTTCTTGCCACTAACGAACTAAATCTTGATGCCGGACTCGATTTTGAAGCATCTCTCTTCGCACTGAGTGCAGGTACGGGTGACTTTAAGGAAGGGACTTCTGCTTTTCTTGAAAAAAGGAAGCCCGAATTTAAGGGGAATTAA
- the gatB gene encoding Asp-tRNA(Asn)/Glu-tRNA(Gln) amidotransferase subunit GatB produces MTFHSLLEKYEPVIGLEVHAQLKTKTKIFCGCSSVFSENANSNLCPVCLGHPGTLPVLNRTAVEFAIRLGIALDAEVNRHSIFARKNYFYPDLPKGYQISQFSLPVVGRGVVKIELEDGTIKEIGVTRAHLEEDAGKSIHDRGESTLVDVNRCGVPLIEIVSEPDLRSGAEAAAYLKKLRQTLLFLGICDGNMEEGSLRCDANISVRLRGEQKLGTKTEVKNMNSFRNVERAINFEIERQIDILEDGGSIVQQTLLWNADRGIVTPMRSKEDSHDYRYFPDPDLMPLEIDDEWFERVKSSLPELPEAKKKRYETVFNLPQYDASILTQQPDYTYYFEECVKHTQNYKEISNWIMTEVLKVANEEKILLTGFIIEPKRLSELVNLITSGVISGKIAKEVFAMMLHEPTDPHKIVEREGLMQISNTDELEQVVEKLLDENPAQVQEYLSGKEKVAGFFVGKIMRETKGKANPAVVNEILLKSLKKRA; encoded by the coding sequence ATGACATTTCACTCCCTGCTTGAAAAATATGAACCTGTAATTGGATTGGAGGTTCATGCACAACTCAAGACAAAAACTAAAATATTTTGTGGCTGTTCATCGGTTTTTTCAGAAAACGCGAACAGTAATCTCTGTCCCGTTTGTCTCGGACACCCCGGAACACTGCCGGTATTAAACAGAACTGCAGTCGAGTTTGCCATCCGGCTCGGGATTGCACTCGATGCTGAAGTGAACCGCCATTCCATCTTCGCCCGGAAAAATTATTTCTATCCCGATCTGCCAAAAGGCTACCAGATTTCACAATTCTCTTTACCTGTTGTGGGCAGAGGTGTTGTGAAAATCGAGCTGGAAGATGGCACGATAAAAGAGATTGGAGTAACAAGAGCTCATTTGGAAGAAGATGCGGGGAAGTCGATACATGACAGAGGAGAGAGCACCCTGGTGGATGTCAACCGGTGCGGTGTCCCTCTCATTGAGATTGTTAGTGAACCTGATCTGAGAAGTGGTGCCGAAGCTGCAGCATATCTGAAAAAGCTGAGACAAACACTTCTTTTCCTCGGTATTTGCGACGGCAATATGGAAGAGGGATCTTTGAGATGCGATGCCAATATTTCAGTCAGGTTGCGTGGTGAACAAAAGCTGGGCACCAAAACAGAAGTAAAAAACATGAACTCCTTCAGAAATGTCGAACGGGCTATCAATTTTGAGATCGAGAGGCAGATAGACATTCTCGAGGATGGCGGAAGCATAGTGCAGCAGACACTTCTTTGGAATGCTGACAGGGGAATTGTAACCCCGATGAGATCTAAAGAAGATTCGCACGACTACAGATATTTCCCGGATCCGGATTTGATGCCGCTCGAAATAGATGATGAATGGTTTGAGAGGGTGAAATCATCGTTACCTGAGTTGCCTGAAGCGAAGAAGAAACGATACGAAACCGTTTTCAATCTTCCTCAATATGATGCATCAATTCTGACTCAACAACCGGACTACACATATTACTTTGAAGAATGTGTAAAACACACTCAGAATTACAAAGAGATCAGCAACTGGATAATGACTGAAGTTTTGAAGGTTGCCAATGAAGAAAAGATTTTGCTTACCGGATTCATAATAGAACCCAAACGACTTTCAGAACTCGTAAATCTGATAACATCAGGCGTTATCTCGGGTAAAATTGCCAAGGAAGTATTCGCAATGATGTTACATGAACCGACAGATCCCCATAAAATAGTGGAGAGAGAAGGTTTGATGCAAATATCGAATACGGACGAACTTGAGCAGGTGGTTGAAAAACTCCTCGATGAAAATCCGGCACAGGTTCAGGAGTATTTAAGCGGTAAAGAGAAAGTTGCGGGTTTCTTTGTGGGTAAAATCATGAGGGAAACGAAGGGAAAAGCAAATCCTGCAGTTGTCAATGAAATATTGCTTAAAAGTCTGAAAAAACGGGCTTGA
- a CDS encoding insulinase family protein: MININYEKYFLDNGLEVILTRDNQNPIVSINLLYKTGSANEGNRKSGLAHLFEHMMFQGSVNVPKGKHFHYIQETGGNLNANTTFDRTVYFDKLPSTHLELGLWLESDRMGWFLPALVQETLSNQIDVVKNERLERYDNAPYGLGFEKLLKLVYPEGHPYRRPVIGYMNDILSIDLDDVREFFNTFYSPSNATLVVGGDIEIDQTKELINKYFGEIKGTVPPPAPEKVEEFSLRETVKEVFVDKVYLPKLMFAWPSTTAFTREDIALALTGDFLTSSKNSRLHKKFVFTDESLQNIEFSNYTGKYHGMNLLTALVKPGIEPEEMEKEIIDELHKALNSEISAEEMQRIKYNYKVQAIYNMQSVNAIASRMNEYNFYTGNPNEMENILKTIESIDADELKAVALKYTTENYARLLIVPGGGK; encoded by the coding sequence ATGATTAACATTAATTATGAGAAATATTTCCTGGACAATGGTCTTGAAGTAATTCTTACAAGGGACAATCAAAATCCGATTGTTTCAATCAACCTGCTTTACAAAACCGGAAGTGCAAATGAAGGAAACCGTAAATCGGGACTTGCGCATCTCTTCGAGCACATGATGTTTCAGGGGTCTGTAAATGTTCCGAAAGGGAAACATTTTCACTATATTCAGGAGACCGGCGGTAACCTGAATGCCAACACAACATTCGACAGGACAGTATATTTCGACAAACTACCATCCACACACCTCGAACTCGGTTTGTGGCTCGAATCAGACAGAATGGGCTGGTTCCTCCCTGCGCTTGTTCAGGAAACACTTTCAAATCAAATAGATGTAGTAAAAAATGAAAGACTGGAACGGTACGATAATGCACCCTACGGTCTTGGTTTCGAGAAGTTGTTGAAACTTGTGTATCCTGAAGGTCACCCTTATCGGAGACCGGTAATAGGATACATGAACGATATTTTATCGATTGATTTGGATGATGTAAGGGAATTTTTTAACACATTTTATTCTCCCTCCAATGCCACTCTTGTGGTTGGCGGAGATATCGAAATTGACCAAACAAAAGAACTCATAAACAAATATTTTGGCGAAATAAAAGGTACTGTCCCTCCACCGGCACCAGAAAAAGTGGAAGAATTTTCACTCCGGGAAACCGTAAAAGAAGTATTTGTCGACAAAGTTTACCTTCCAAAACTGATGTTTGCCTGGCCTTCAACAACTGCATTTACCCGCGAAGACATAGCTCTTGCGCTTACAGGCGATTTCCTGACTTCATCAAAAAACTCCCGTCTGCACAAAAAGTTTGTCTTTACAGATGAGTCTCTGCAAAACATCGAGTTTTCCAACTACACCGGAAAATATCACGGTATGAACCTTCTGACCGCCCTAGTGAAACCCGGAATTGAACCTGAAGAGATGGAGAAGGAGATAATTGATGAGTTGCACAAAGCGCTGAACAGCGAAATTTCAGCAGAAGAGATGCAAAGAATTAAATATAACTATAAAGTTCAAGCGATCTATAATATGCAGAGTGTGAATGCAATTGCTTCGCGAATGAACGAGTACAATTTTTACACAGGTAATCCTAATGAGATGGAAAATATCCTGAAGACGATAGAATCCATCGATGCAGATGAGTTGAAAGCAGTGGCATTGAAATATACAACAGAAAATTATGCCAGGTTGTTGATTGTACCCGGAGGTGGAAAATGA